In Solimonas sp. K1W22B-7, the DNA window CCAGGCCCTGGCCGCGCAGTCCCGATAGGGTAGACGCAACAGCTTCTAGCGGCAGGCCCAACTGGCGTAGTCCGCGGGATCACCCTGGCCGAGGTAGACGGCGCGCGCAGGCAGGGCGCAGAGCGGCTCGCTGCGTGTCACGCGGCCGCTGGTGTCGCGGCGGGTGGCGATGAGCGCCGCCGGCGCCTGGCCCTTCTCGACCCAGTTCTCCAGCGCGCTGAGCGCATCGAAATCGCCGGAATCGTAGCCGGGGAGTTGCGGGCCTTCGCCGTTGCCGCAGTGCCCCATGCCCGGTATCAGGAACATGCGCACGGTGTCCGCCGCGTTCTCGCCGAGGCGGGCCTGGGCCTCCTGCCAGTAGGCGACGTTGTAGGCCGGCGGCACGGCAATGTCGCCGAGGCTCTGGGTGATGAGCAGCTTGCCGCCACGGGCGCGTAGACCGCTGAGATCGCGCGAAGGGGTCATCTCGGCGGCAAACGGCTGCAGCCGCGGCAGATCGCGCGCGGGGTCGAAGTCGCGGGCGTCGTAGTCCGGATCCAGGGCCGGGGTGGAGAGCACATCGCGGATGAGGATGCCGGATCCCAGCTTGATCGACACCAGCACGTCGTCCAGCGAGGCGCCATAGAGGACGCGCGTGAGCATCCGGGTGAGCAGCGGCGGTGGACTCCGCGGCAGCCAGAAAGCTTCGGAGCCCTTCGGAACGCCACCGAGCCCCTCATAGGCGTCCGAAGCCGGCGGGCCCGCATACCACGCGCGCACGACGCGCACTTCATCGGCGCTCAGGCAATCGTCGCGCTCGCCCTGCGGGCATTGCAGCGCGACGGGATCGAAATCGCATTCCATGCCCGTGACCACGCCGTCGCGGTCGCCGCAGGCCTTGGCGACGGCGCGCTGCAGCAGCGGCAGCTTCTCGCGCCGGAAGATGGGCTTGCCGTCGGCGCCGGTGTCGTCGAGCAGCGCATGGGTCCAGACCATCAGGATGGGGAGCACGTCCTGCGCCGGAGACTCGGCGAGGATGCCGTCGAAATCTTCCGGAAAGCGGGTGGCCTGCATCAGGCCCTGGCGTCCGCCATTGGAGCAGCCGTTGAAGTAGGCGCGCTGCACGCCGGCACCGTAGTAGGTCTCGGTGAGCTTGCGGCCGCTGCCGGCGGTGCGATGCACGGCGCGCCAGGCATGGTCGCTGCGCGCCTCGGGATCGTCCCGCGCCCAACTGGAGCCGCCCGAGGTCCAGGACTGGTGGCCGGCGTCGGAAATGATCGTGGCGTAGCCGCGCTCGATACCGAGCTTGTACTGCGGATCGCCGGTGCCAACGACCCCACAGAAAGTGCCGCAGCCGGCCATGTAGTACTTGCCGTTCCAGCGCTCCGTCGGCAGGCGCAGTTCGAAGCGGGCGCGATCCACGACCCCCTTGACGCGGCAGTACTCGGGCTGGCCTTTCTCGGGTTTCGGGATCGAGGCGGACTTGACCTGCACGCCGGGCAACTCCACCCGGCTCAGCGCCTCGCAGCGCGCCGAGGGGCCGAGGGGCGTTGCCGACGGGGCGCAGGCCGCGAGCGCGCAGAGAACGAGCAGGGTACCGGCAAACCGCAGGATCATTCGCGCCCCCTAGTCATTCAGGCGGGCCAGTGTAGGCGGCAGCTACTTCGCCGAACCCTCCCGGATGGGTGGGGCATCATTGGAAATGAGAAGAATGGAAGCAACCTGACTGAGTTGTCAGGTTGCGCTGCGGGCGCTTGATGTTAGATTTGCTCATCTACCCAAAAAATGTGTGACAGGATTGTCTCGGGTCCGATGCGTTGGGGGAAACGTGGAAGGACTTCATCGGGGAATATCTGACTTATGTGCCGCTGCAGCCCGCACGGACCCAGCGCGCCATGCCGCGCGCGAGCGGTGGCCCGTTTCGTTTGAAGTTGGAACAAGTTCGCTCAGACTAATCGGGAGCTTCCCTTGCATTCATTGACTCGCCGCGCGGCTTGGCGCATGACCGGGGTTCCGCGCGCGCTATTGATGGTTGTTCTCATGAGCGGCTGCTCGTACTTGGACCCGTACAAAAACGTGCAGGTCGCGACGGACAACCCGAATGACGTGCGGCGCTTGCTGCCGCCAATGGAATCAGCCTCAGGGCCGGCGCCCAGCTTTGTCGGGACCCTGCCTGCCGCGCTTGAGCAGGCAGACGCTCGACGGCGTGGGTTGCTTCAAAGTGCCCTGTCGATGAGCAATGAGCGCGCGGCATACGATGCCTTGGTGTGGACGCTGACTCCGTACCTGCTATATCGCGCAATTACTTCCGACGGTGGGGCAACCAGGGTGCTTACGGGAGGAGCGGCTGTGCTGGGGGCGGGTTACGGTTTTTTGAACGCTCGCCCCAAGGAGTATGAGCAGATTCATCAGGACGGTGCTGCACGCATAGGCTGCTTGATGCTGAGCTACACACGATATCTCTACACAACCGACGAATATCAAACCGCTTCCGGGACACCATTCGCGAAGCTGGCCGACGATCTGGAACTGGCAATCAATGAGTACAGCAATGCGGCCGATGATGTAGTTCGTTCTGCAAGCAATCTGCCGCGCCCGGAGAGCAAGACCTCCTGTGCTCTCGGGGGAAGTTCGGACTGCCGTGCGCGCCAGGCCGTGCGCGATGGCCGTGCCCCTGATCGCGAGCGGCTGGCATCCACGATATCGGGCCGGTCGGCCCTCCAGATCGCCAATGCCGAGAAAAAACTCACTGCCCTGCGAGGCCTGCTGGAGCAGGTGGATCGAAAAGCTGCGGAAAATCTCAGTCTCGAGTCTCAAAACCTGATGAAGCTCGTGGAGGCGGAGCTTCGAGCCAAGCGCCCGGACCTCAAGCAACCCGGCGATGCAGCTGACGACATCAAGAAATCGATCGTCCGATTTATCGCCGCTGCTCGTGCTGAAAGCTCGGGGCAGGGCCGCGGAGAGCACAGGGAAGACGTCGATGGTCGACTGCTCGTCCTGCCGTCGTCTCTGGACAAAGATGTGAAGCGCAGGATGTACCTTGCCGAGCGGGCTTTGCAGGGGGAACTGGTACGTACTCGCATTGTCTTGGCGGTCCAGGCGGACAAGGATCAGCGTACCGCGGCTTTGTCAGAATCACAGGGTTGCCCGGCGATACGTTCCAGCGGACTTCAGACGACCGGCACTACCGGAGCCAACCCACCCCTGTCTACGACAGGAAATCCTCCGGCCAGCATCGAAAGCGGCCTTCCCGCGCAATGACGGCTCGAACTCGCAGGCAATCCGAGCACTTTTGCCTGTCGTCGCCGACGATGCGCCTCTATGCAGCGCTTTGCACCGTACTTCGGGATCGGCGAAATATTGAGGGCGATGGGCTGGCTTGGTGCGCCGATGGCGCTGTCGATGCCATTTCCCTGCCATTGCCTGGAACGGCAGGCGCCGTTGGCATCGAAATCTGGTTGGGCAGGGGCGCAAGCAAGGGTGATGTGCCCAGGCGCATACGTGGTTCGTTGGGCTGGCTACCATTGCAGGTTGCCGCCGGTTCGCGTCCGCGCGCGCATGTCGCGACCGCCTGCAACGATGAGATCAACGCCGGAACCGGAACCGCCGCTGGGCTCGTACGTGACCGCTTTCATCCGGAAAGGCACTATCTGCTGAGCTGTGGCCACGTCATGGCAGGTGCGGGCGGAGCACGTGTCCGCGCGCCGATCCGCGTGGCGGTAGGCACTGTCAAGGGAACAGCTTACCTGACCGACTGGGAGCCTGCGTTGGGAGCGGGAGTCCTTCGAACCGGCATCGATGCTGCAATCGCTCGTGTCGATGATCAGAGACTGCTGCAGGCATTGCGGCAAGAAAAGCTGCCGAGCGGCATAGCTACAGAATTTCTCGCTGACCAGCCCATTACCGTAATGGCTCCTACCCGGAAGCAGGGCAGGCTAAAGACACGCTGGTCGGGTTATATCGACATTGCAGGAAATGAGCTGACGCGAGACTACTGGCTACAAGATGCTATCGGCTACCGCGCCGAACCGAAGGCGACGGAGCCCGGCGACAGCGGGGCGGCGATCTGGGATGACCGCGAACGCTTGCTGGGTATACACGTCGCCGCGCCGATCGGTGACGAGCGTTGGCGCTCAAACGCAGTGCTGTGTCCTATCGACCGCATCATGGATTGGTTCGATGTCGAGCCGTTGATGCGAGGGCCTATGCCATCAGCGCTTCCGCGCAACGCACCCGCAACAGCACCACCGCCCCGTGTGGCACCAGTGCCTGCAGCCTCAAGCGAGGAAATCGGCATCGTAGCAAAAACGCTCTGGGGTGAGGCACGAGGCGAGCCGGAGACGGGTATGCGTGCCGTTGCCTGCGTGATCGGAAATCGCAAGGCACGGCACTGGCGAGGCAAGCTCGGATTTGCCGACGTCTGTCTGGACCGCTGGCAATTCAGTTGCTGGAACGAGAAGGACCCCAATCGCTTGCGCATGGATGCCATCGAGCGAAACCCGGATGCTGTCTACATTCGGGCACTGACGATCGCCCGCGAATTGATCAGTGGGCAGCTCGCGGATTTTACCTTCGGTGCAACGCACTATTTTGCAACCAGCCTGCGGCGCAGGCCTGACTGGGCGTTGGGAAAGAATCCCTGCTACCAGATTGGCCGGCACATCTTCTTCAACAACGTCAAGTAATCAAGGAGTGCGCGGCGCATGGAGATGAAGCTGATCGAGGTCGCGCTCGCACTGGTGACGATATACCTCATCCTTGCTCTGCTTGCGACACAGCTGAGCGAGTACTGGTCTGGCGCGACCGGCAGCAGGAGCCGGAACCTGCAAGCAATGGTGAGAGAGGCGTTTGGCCGGCAGAGCGGTCTGGTCGAAAAGTTCTTCGAGTACGGTCCCATTTTTTCCCTCTCGAAGGGAAAGTCCAAGCCGAGTGCCATCGCCCCCGATTTGTTCGCGACTTCGTTTCTGGCTGTGTTGAACAAAGGGCAACCACCCCGCCTCGCATGGCGTACTCCGTCTGAATTCGTCGATGCGCTGGACATCGACCTTCGTCTGAATGAAATCCTGCGTTCTCAGCTCGGAGGGGTGGAGACGAGCTGGGACGGTTTTGAAGCACGTATTGCACGCTGGTACTCCGACATCGGCGATCGTGCAGAAGGCTGGTACAAGAAGAGGAATACGCTGTGGATGTTCGGGTGCTCCCTGATGTTGGCGGTAGCCTTCAATGTTGACAGTGCCTACATCTTCAAGGCCCTTTTCCAGGACGATGATGCGCGTGTAGCATTCGCCAATATCGGGCAACTCCTGGCGGAGTCGCAATCCAGTGGCGACAACGCTGTTTCCCCTGGCGTTTCGACGGTGATCGAGGCTGCAGTCTCGGACTATGAACGTGCAAGCAGAGCAGCAGCGGAGTTCGACATCGCACTGGGCGGAGTGCGCACGGCAATCAAGCACGACGCTCGCGTTGCCGGCTTTGGATACGACTTTGAGGACCTGCGGCAGCGCTGCAGCCGCGTTGCGGCGGTGAACGCCAAGGAATGGTACGCCACGAACTCCGATGCCTGGTTGCTGCTGTTGCCATCGATTCAGCAAAAGCTTGACGAAGCCCGTTACGGGACAGCAGCCGATGCCAGCGCGCTGGATCAGTCCGAACGCGTAAAGCGCTTGCGTGAAGTGTTGGCGTGTGCACCTGCAGTGGCGGTGTGGGTCAAGGCCGCACAAGGTGACAGGTTCACCGAGAAAGCACGTTCGGCCTTGAAGGAAGCCGGCGATGCGCTGGAGCGCGCACACAAGATTGTGCTCGATCTGGTCTTCAGGGCATCAGGCCAGCGTCATCTGCTGCAGCGATATGTGCGTGACGCAGGAAACTTCAGGCAGTGCGCGAACGAAGCCGGGAATTCCAGAGCCGATTTCGATCAATGCCTGGAGGGCACGCAAAGCCGACCTCTTGTTCTTGGCTGGCCGGCACGCGTGGATCAGTTCTGTGACGTTACGGTATCCAACCTCAGCGATGGCACGGCGGCGGGACCCGATCCCGGAAACAACGGTTGGCCCGACTGGTGGGGCTGTGCCGACTTTGAAAAGCGCGAAGCGCTAGGCATCCCCGCGATGGATGCAGGCTTCTCGATCATGAAGCTAATTTCCTTTCTGCTGGGAATACTGACTACAGCCGTGCTGGTGTCCCTTGGCGCGCCGTTCTGGTTCGGGTTGCTCAGCAAGATCGCCAACCTGCGTACTGCCGGCAGGGTGCGCGGACTCGGTGAAGGCACGTTGCCAAGTGAGAACCGGCCCCAGGCAACGACGGCGGGGCCGCCGGGCAGCGACCCGGGTGGCGCTGCCGAGGCGCCGGCCCCCTTCAGCGATGCCCGCAACGAATTCGAGCGCGGATTGCGTCCGCAGGACGTGAGTCGATTGCAGAAGGCCCTAGGCCTGTCTCCGAGCGGACAACTGGATCAAGTGACGCGTCAGGCCTTTTCTGCGCGCCTGCAGGAACTCGGAGAGGCGGCTGATCAGGAACTCAGCCCCGTCAACTACGAGATCATTGTCGGACGGCGCGCGCCGGCGGCCATGGGCGTCTCTTCGGCGGCTTCCAACGATGGTCCTTGGCAGCGTAGCCACGAAGGGCAGGCAGTGACGCCTTTGGTCGAGGCGCTGAACCGTATCTTTCCAGCCCCGGCCTGGCCCGCACTGCAGGAATCTGTTTTCAACGATGAGGTTCGCGCACGCGTCGTGCTGTATCGCGTTCGGACGGATAGCGCCGCCGTCTATCCAGAAAAGCAGGCCGTGAGTTTGGCGGCCAAGCCGAACGGCGAACTCAATCGCCTGGATTCCACGCTGCGGGATCTTATCCTGGCTGACAAAACCCACGTCTTCGGACGCCAGGATCCCTCTTGGTTGGATGATGCCATCGGCGAGTTGGGGATTACGGAAGACGGTGCGGAGGCGCAAAGTGATCCGCGGGTCATCCAGTATCTGGAAAGCATTGCAGTCGTCCCCATCGCAGGAGACCAGACGCCTTGGTGCGGCGCCTTCGTCGGGTGGGTCATGAAGCGCGCAAATCGCTTGGATGGGTTGGCAGGTCAACCTGCCG includes these proteins:
- a CDS encoding tannase/feruloyl esterase family alpha/beta hydrolase — its product is MILRFAGTLLVLCALAACAPSATPLGPSARCEALSRVELPGVQVKSASIPKPEKGQPEYCRVKGVVDRARFELRLPTERWNGKYYMAGCGTFCGVVGTGDPQYKLGIERGYATIISDAGHQSWTSGGSSWARDDPEARSDHAWRAVHRTAGSGRKLTETYYGAGVQRAYFNGCSNGGRQGLMQATRFPEDFDGILAESPAQDVLPILMVWTHALLDDTGADGKPIFRREKLPLLQRAVAKACGDRDGVVTGMECDFDPVALQCPQGERDDCLSADEVRVVRAWYAGPPASDAYEGLGGVPKGSEAFWLPRSPPPLLTRMLTRVLYGASLDDVLVSIKLGSGILIRDVLSTPALDPDYDARDFDPARDLPRLQPFAAEMTPSRDLSGLRARGGKLLITQSLGDIAVPPAYNVAYWQEAQARLGENAADTVRMFLIPGMGHCGNGEGPQLPGYDSGDFDALSALENWVEKGQAPAALIATRRDTSGRVTRSEPLCALPARAVYLGQGDPADYASWACR
- a CDS encoding cell wall hydrolase, with the protein product MRLYAALCTVLRDRRNIEGDGLAWCADGAVDAISLPLPGTAGAVGIEIWLGRGASKGDVPRRIRGSLGWLPLQVAAGSRPRAHVATACNDEINAGTGTAAGLVRDRFHPERHYLLSCGHVMAGAGGARVRAPIRVAVGTVKGTAYLTDWEPALGAGVLRTGIDAAIARVDDQRLLQALRQEKLPSGIATEFLADQPITVMAPTRKQGRLKTRWSGYIDIAGNELTRDYWLQDAIGYRAEPKATEPGDSGAAIWDDRERLLGIHVAAPIGDERWRSNAVLCPIDRIMDWFDVEPLMRGPMPSALPRNAPATAPPPRVAPVPAASSEEIGIVAKTLWGEARGEPETGMRAVACVIGNRKARHWRGKLGFADVCLDRWQFSCWNEKDPNRLRMDAIERNPDAVYIRALTIARELISGQLADFTFGATHYFATSLRRRPDWALGKNPCYQIGRHIFFNNVK